GCGCTTTGCCAGGAGAGTCACCATGTCGAACGTGCCGCCTATGCCGACTCCCACCACAATCGGGGGGCATGGATTCGGTCCGGCCCTCCTGACCTGATCCACGACAAAGCGTTTGACTCCATCCACGCCCGCGGCGGGAGTGAGCATCGCTACAGCGCTCATGTTCTCTGCGCCGCCACCCTTCGGGGCGACCGTGATTCTGACTTCCCGACCGGGGACGATCTCTGTATGTATCATCGCAGGGGTGTTATCCCCCGTGTTCTTGCGCTCGAAGAGAGGATCCGATACAAGCGATTTGCGAAGGTACCCCTCCTGGTATCCCAGCCTCACACCTTCGTTGACGGCTTCCGTCAGGCCCCCGCCGACGAAATGAACGTCTTGCCCCACTTCGAGGAATATGACAGCGACCCCGGTATCCTGACAGGCGGGGATCCCGCCGCGAGCTGCCATCCTGTGGTTTGCTAGGATCTTCTGTAAGACCTCCCGGCCGACAGGCGATTCCTCCTGATCTGTCGCTTCTTCGATGCGCTGGAGATTCTCCGCAGGGAGATTGCAGTTCGCGCTGATGCAGAGCCTCTTCACCACCCGTGCGATCTCCGACACGTCGATTTCCCGTATGTCCGATGGCTCCAATGATCTGTTGCCCTCCCGTCCTTTGCAGCGTGTCTTGAGCGTTGGGACGAATCAACCTTCACCGCGCCTGCGTGCTTCGCCGTTCGCAGGCTCGTCTCCTTCTTGGGCTTTGTTCAGCTCACTGTATGGTCATTCCCCGGATCAGCCCATGTTCTCCACCACTGCGTCCGTAAATTCCGACGTTTTCAGCTCATGCGCGCCTTCCATCTGCCTGGCCAGGTCATAAGTGACCTTCTTCTGCCTGATTGTCATCGCCAAGGATCGAACGATGACACGAGCCGCCTCTTGCCACCCCATGTACTCGAGCATCATGGATGCTGACAGGATCAAGGATCCCGGATTGACCTTATCCTGCCCTGCATACTTGGGAGCGGTGCCGTGCGTTGCTTCGAAGACGGCCACGTGATCACCGACATTCGCGCCCGGCGCCATACCGAGGCCTCCCACCTGAGCCGCGAGGGCATCCGAGAAATAGTCCCCGTTCAGGTTGGGCATTACGAGGACCTTGTATTCGCCGATCCGGGTTAGCACCTGCTGGAACATATTATCGGCAATCCTGTCATTGACGAGAATCTTGCCGTCAGGCAGCCCTGAACCTGAAAGGACAAGCTCTTCCTCGGTCACGACAACGTCCCCGAATTCGTCCTGGGCCAGCTCATAGCACCATTGACGGAAACCGCCCTCGGTGTACTTCATGATGTTGCCCTTGTGCACAATGGTGACAACCTGCTGTCCACCGTCCAGGGCGTAATTGAGGGCTTTCCGCATGATCCGCCTGGTAGCAGTTCTGCTTATGGGCTTGATGCCAAGGCCGGCATCTTCTGGGACGCTGCACCCCATTTCTTCTATCAAGAACTTCCTGAGACGCAGGGCCTCCGCACTGCCCGCGCTCCATTCAAGACCGGCGTAGGTGTCCTCAGTGTTCTCCCGGAAGACAACCACGTTAACCATCTCAGGGTGCCGGACGGGGCTCGGTACCCCCTCGAACCATCGCACAGGACGGATACAGGCATATAGATCGAGTGCCTGGCGGATGGCCACATTGAGGCTGCGGAACCCCCCGCCCACTGGCGTTGTCAGCGGCCCTTTGATGGCTACGCAATGCTCCTTGATGGTATCCAGAGTCGTTTGCGGCAGCCACTCGCCGACAGTCTTGAGGGCTTTCTCGCCGGCAAGTATCTCCTTCCATTCTATCCACTTTGACAGCCCATAGGCTCTCTTTACAGCTGCGTCGACTACTTTGCGCGTCGCAAACCAGATATCTGGGCCCGTTCCATCTCCTTCGATGAACGGGATCACAGGATTGTCCGGGACTTTCAGCACGCCTCTTTCAACCACAATCTTCTTGCCCATTCCATTCCTCGCTCCTTCTGACGGGATAGCCTTCGCGAGGGCGGCGCAGTTCATGCGGCGGCAGCCCTCGCTCGCCTGCTCTTGGCTTCCCTCATGAACGAATAGACCAGCGACAGCACCGCCAGAATGATGAACGCAAACGAAATCGGTTTCTCGAAGAACGTCATTGGGTTGCCGTTGGAGATCGTCAGTGCCCTCCTGAGTGACTGCTCTGTGTTTGAACCGAGGATCAGAGCGAGCACCAGCGGGGGAATGGGGATGTCCAACTTGGACATGGCGTAACCCACTAGTCCAAACAGCGACAGCAGCAGGAAGTCAAACGTGCTGTAGTTGATGGGGTAAGTACCTGTGAAAGCCAAGCCCAGGATGATCGGCATCAGTATGCGTTGGGGGATGTTCAGAAGCTTCACCAAGGGCACTACCAGCGGCAAGTTGATCACGAGCAGAATGAGGTTGCCGAGGATCATTGACGCGATCACTCCCCAGGCGATTTCGGGGTGCTGCTGAAACAGGAGCGGACCTGGCCGGACTCCGAGCATCATGAGCGCTCCCAGCATCACCGCCGTGGTGCCGGAACCGGGGATGCCCATGGTGAGCAGCGGGACCATGGCGCCGGAAGAGGCAGCGTTGTTCGCCGCTTCGGGCGCTGCCACTCCCTCGATGGCCCCCCTGCCGAAACGTTCCGGATGCTTGCTTAGCTGTTTCTCCAACGCATAGGCCATCATAGTGGCAATGGATCCGCCCATACCAGGCAGCACACCCACCACGAACCCGAGCGGGCTGTTTCTCAGCATCGGCATGATAGACTTCTTCAAGTCCTCGCGGGTCATCACCACTCTGCCGATGCTCCTGGTGCTGATCTGATATTTCCTGTCGACCGCCGCGTAGTTTCGAAATACTTCAGCAACCGCGTAGAGGCCTATCATCACCACTAGGAAGTCCACGCCGTCCAGAAGCTCGCCAATCCCCAGAGTGAACCTGCGCAGGCCCGTCTGGGCGTCAATCCCGATGGTGCTCAACATGAACCCAATTGACATCGACACAAAACCCTTCACAATGCTCCCTTGGGATAGGGCTACCGTTGCTGTGAGCGCGAACAGCATGACCGAGAACATCTCCGCCGGGCCGAATTTGAGCGCGGCATTGGCCACTGGCAGGGTCAGGAAGACCGTCATCACGGTGCTGATCGTACCGCCCACAAAAGAAGCTATGGCACTCGTAGCCAGCGCCTTGCCGGCTTCTCCGTTCTGCGTCATCGGGTAGCCGTCAAAGCACGTGGCAATGGCGGAGGAGCATCCAGGGATATTGAGCATGATCGAGGACCGTGAACCGCCGAACATCGCGCCATAGTAGATCGCTGCCATCGTGATCAGGGCTGTCGTAGGGTTCATACCATACGTTATCGGTATCAGCACCGCCACGCCAGTCGCTGGTCCCAACCCTGGCAACATGCCGACAATGGTGCCCAGCAACCCTCCCGCGCCGAGCCAGAGCAGGTTCACGGGAGTCAGTGCCTGGCGGAAACCCAACGTGAGATAGTGAAGCGTCTCCAATTTCGGTCTCGCCTCCCCCTCAAAACGCGAGTATCCCCCGCGGCAGGCTCACTTGAAACAATCTTGCAAACACGAGATAGGTCGTTACAGAGAACCCCAATGCGATGATGACGTTCTCAGCCGCTCGCCTGAGCGTGTTGACGAGACACATCAGAGCTGTCATGAAGACAAACGTGGAAATCAGGTATCCGACGGGATCCAGAAGAAAGCTGTAGATCACTCCCGCCAATATGGTAAGTCCTATCTTGCCATACAGCCCTTTCTTGGAAGTCAGGTCCACAGCCATTCTGTCTCCTCGCCCAGTCCTATTCGCCCGTATCACGTGGAGCGTCAGCAACGTGCCACAGAACACCGCACCCGCCCCCACCAGCATTGGGAATAGCTTCGGCCCTATAGGATCCCCGATGCTGACGTCCGGCAATCGAAATGTCAAGTACAGGTATGTGGTGCCAAGCACAATCGAAATGAGACCTGTTGCTAGATCGTTGGCCAACTGGCAGCACCTCCTGTATTAGTGTCAGCAGCTACATGAAACCACGGGCCACGAGAGCCCGTGGTTTCACAGCTTTGGGTTCGGATTACCTGATCAACCCGACCTCGGCTAGCAGACTCCTCATGGCTTCGGTCTGTTCGCCCAGATACTTCTCATATTCCTTTGCGTTCATATAGAAGGGATACTGCTCCATGTTCTTCAGCTGTTCTGCCCACAATGGATGTTGAACCATCTTGCTCAGTACTTCCTCCCAGTAGCTGACCTGTTCTGGGGTCATGCCTTTGGGTCCCATCACCCCGCGCCAGTGAGCAAACACCAGATCGATGCCTTGTTCCTTCCACGTTGGAACGTCCGGCAGCACTTCTAGCCGCTCTTCAGAGGAAATGCCCAAAATCCGCATCTTGCCAGCCTTGTGCTGCTCCAGCACTTCCCCAAGGCCGATGGTAAGGGCTTTCACGTGGCCGCCAAGCAGGGCCGGGATCTGCTCGCCCCCCGCGCCGGGGTAAACCACGAACTTGATGCTCTTGGCAGGGATGCCATAGGCTTTGGCGAGCATCAGGAACTGGAGGTGATCATCGTTGCCCAGGGCCGGACCCACGCCGATCGGCATCTTTGAAGGATTGGCCTTCAACGCTTCAAAGAACTCCTTGCCGGTCTTGTAGGGTGAATCAGCGCTGACAACAACGGTCTCCCACTCAGTCTCAAGGTTGGCCAGAACAGTGAAGTCTTTGTAGGTGAGGTCGCTTGAGCCTAGAAGGTTGTTGAGCAGAAGCAGACTGGAGTTGACCGCCAGGTAGTGGCCTGACCCCTGATGCCGGTTGAGGTAGGTCCACCCGGTGGCACCGCCGCCGCCAGGCCTATTGGTGATAATGATTGGCCGGTCCACGAGTTTGCCTTCGGTGAGCGTCCTCTGCATGATTCTGGCGATCATGTCCCAGCCGCCGCCTGGGTTGGCAGGGGCTATGATCTCGATCGTGGAAGTGGGCTTCCAGTCGCTCGCCGTCGCGCCGGCCATGTAGCCAGAACACGCAACCAACATGGCCATGGACAGCACCAGTACGCAGGCTCTTGAGATGACATTGGTCCTTTTCATCGATCAAGTCCCTCCCTTTTCTTGAACCGCCTGCTCTCAGACTTGCTACCCGCATACTCTCGTTCAAGCGCTTCAAACCCTTTCAAGTCGGCCAGCCTGTTTCTCACCTCCATACTGATCATCTCACCAGCCAGCTCAGGTACAGACTGCCGCATCGTCGGCTCCTCCGTCGCCAGCCGCCCAACGGGTTGACGGTCTCTGGGATTTGATGTAGTTGAGCAACCCACCGGCCAACACAATACTGATTTGCCGCTTTGAAAGCCCGTGTCTCACAGGATAGGTTTCATCCCTGGTCATGTTACGGAGCACGAGGGAGTCATCTGCCAGCGACTCCCGGACCAGGTCGATCAGTATGTGATCGCCGGCCTGAATATGGTCGTAATCTCCACTCTGCACGAAAACCAGCGGCAGCAGTCCAAAGTTGACCAGGTTCTGCATGTGGATTCTAGCGTAGGATTTTGCTACCACCGCCCTGATTCCCAGATACAGAGGGGCCAGCGCCGCGTGCTCCCGGCTGGAGCCCTGGCCATAGTTGGCCCCGCCTATGATGATCCCTCCTCCGGCATTGAGACACCGCTGGGCGAAAGTGGGATCCACCCTCTCGAAAGCATGCATGGCGATCGCCGGAATGTTAGATCTGAGAGGCAAGACCTTCGCGCCGGCCGGCATGATGTGGTCAGTGGTGATGTTGTCACCGAGCTTCAGCAGCACCTCACCTGCGATCTCGTCCGGCAGCGGCGACGTCCTGGGGAACGGTTTGATGTTGGGACCCATAAGAAGCTGCAGATTCTCGCGCCGTTCGGGAGGATGTATGATCATGCTGTCATCCACCAGAAACTTCTCCGGCAGGACGACTTTGATGGGTTCGCCCAGATCGCGAGGGTCGGTTATTCTGCCGGTCAAGGCGGCGGCCGCCGCGGCTTCGCAGCCTACCAGGTAGATCTCGGCATCGGCCGTGCCACTGCGCCCCTCGAAGTTGCGATTGGAGGTCCTTAGCGAAACGCCCCCCGATGGAGGCGCCTGACCCACGCCCACACAAGGACCGCACGCACATTCGAGGATCCTGGCGCCGGCAGCGATGAGATCAGCCAGCGCCCCATTGGAGGCCAGGGCATGGAACACTTGGCGCGATCCCGGCGCGATCACCAGGCTTGTCTCGGGGTGGACAGTCTTCCCCCTTAAGATCGCAGCTACGCGCATCAAGTCCGAGTATGACGAGTTGGTACAGCTGCCGATGAAGACTTGGTCCACCTTCTTGCCAGCCACGTCGGCTATTCTGGCCACGTTATCGGGCATGTGCGGCAGGGCAACGAGCGGTTCCAGTTCCGCCAGGTTGATGTCGACGTATTCATCATAGGTGGCGTCCTGGTCAGGCAACAATTCCATAAAGGCATCGGCCCTTGCTTGGGCAGCAAGAAACCGTCTGGTTACGTCGTCGCTGGGGAGAACCGAGGACGTCGCCCCCAGTTCGGCGCCCATGTTGGCGATAGTCGCTCGCTCCGGCACACTCAGGTAGGCTATGCCGTCGCCGGAATACTCCAGGACTCTGCCGATTCCCCCCCTGACGCTCAGACGCCGCAAGACTTCGAGGATGATGTCCTTGGCGCTCACCCAGGGGGCTGGCTCTCCATGGAGGCGGACACTGACCACCTTGGGCATCTGCATGTAGAACGGATATCCAGCCATGGCCGCAGCCACGTCCAGCCCACCAGCACCGATGGCCAACATGCCTAGCCCGCCGCAGGTGGGGGTGTGGCTGTCTGAACCAAGCAGGGTCTTGCCAGGTACTCCAAAGCGCTCCAGGTGCACCTGGTGGCAGACCCCATTGCCGGCACGCGACAGGAGAGCGCCGAACTTCGCCGCCGCGCTTTGGAGAAACCTGTGATCATCCGCGTTTTCGAAGCCAGGCTGCAGCGTATTATGGTCAATGTAGCTGACGGTAAGCTCCGTTCTGACTGATGAAACGCCCATCGCTTCGAATTGAAGATAAGCCATTGTCCCGGTAGCATCCTGGGTAAGAGTCTGGTCGATCCTCAACGCAACCTCACTGCCCGGAATCATCTCGCCTTCAGCCAGATGTGAGGATATGATCTTCTGTGTAATGTTTTGGCCCATGCCATTTCCTCCTGCCTGAAGAGCGCCAAGCCCACCAGTGTGATACTGGCGGTCATGCCCTAGCCTCTTGTGGTTCTTGAGTCACCCGGATTACACCAGCCTCGAATACTCTCAGGTACTCCTCGCGAGCGGCTCTCAAGTGCTGGCGCATCACCTGTTCTGCGCGCGCCACGTCGCCTTCCTCAATTGCCTGCAGAATCGCCGCGTGCTCCTGGAGCGCAAAAGGCTTCCTGGACTCCTTGGACAAGGTCACCCTTCTGAACGTGGATTGGTATTCCTGATAGGTGTCGATCAACTTGATCAACTGCGGCATTCTTGACGACTTAACCAGTATGTCGTTGAAGTGCCTGGCGACCCCAAAGAGCTCCCCGGCATCCCCTTGAACTGTCAGACGGCCCATCTCAGTCACAAGTTGGCGGAGTAATCCTATCTCCTCTGCCGTGATGTTCTGAATCACGAAAGGGATTACCGCCACTTCGAGTGCCTCGCGAATTGCATAAATCTCTATGGCAGCTTCGGGCGTGATGCCGCGGACCACGACGCCTCTCCGGGGCAGGTACTGTATCAACCCCTCCGTTTCGAGTTTCCGCATTGCTTCGCGAACGGATGTACGGCTAACATGCAACCTGTCGGCCAGCTTCTTTTCTATTAGTCGGTCGCCGTCCCTCAGTTCGCCCTCAAAGATCGCCTCCCTGAGGGTTTCATAGACGAGTTCCCTGATGGTTCTTGCATTGGAAGGATCAAAGGAAGCTAGAGGCGCTTTCATCCTAATGGCCACCCCAGAGTGGTGTAAATTTCGGATACTGGATCCTCGTATACGGTATCCCTTTCCATCTGGCGCATGCTTTTCTCCGTTGGCGAGGCTATTCCTCCCTGTGCTGTAAGTACTTTTCTGAGTACATTGTCACCCTACCTCCCCGCACTAATCCGTTAGAGGTTAACAGAACAGCATCCACTGGACTGCCTCTGGAAAGGAGGCCCTCCAGCAAGCTACACCTGACTACTGTATGGACGACACCGACGACCGCACTCTTGCATCCACCTGTCAGTCGGCCGTACAATTATCATGCAGGCCATCGAACGAGAGAGAGGGATTGTCGTGGCTGGCTCGATGAAGGAAGCCATCAAGGAAAGATACGGCCGCCTGGCTGGGCGTCTAGACGACTCCTGCCGCTCCGGCTGTGCCCCAAGGTGTGGCTGTGCTGCTGACTATTCGCCGGAGGACCTCCTGGCAGTGCCAGAGCACCTGGTCTCGACGTCCCTCGGATGCGGTAATCCGCTTATCATGGCTGACCTCAAGCCTGGTGACACGGTCCTCGATCTCGGGAGCGGGGCGGGTTTGGATGTGCTTCTCGCCGCACGCCGTGTCGCCCCAGACGGCTGGGTGTATGGACTGGACATGACAGAGGGAATGCTCGCACTGGCTCGGCGTAATCAGGTGGCTGCCGGGATCACAAATGCCGAGTTCCTGCACGGTGATTTGGAGCGCATCCCTCTCCCAGCTGGATCCGTGGACGTGGTCATATCGAACTGCGTGATCAACCTCGCGACCGACAAGCCGAGAGCGCTCACGGAGGCCCACAGGGTACTGAAGCCTGGGGGACGAGTGTCAATCTCAGACACGGTATGGCTCTCGGAGGTCCCGGAATGGATCCGGCAGAATACTGGTCTCTGGGCGGCATGTATAGCAGGGGCCATGTGTCGAGACGAGTATACCTCATTGCTCGGGCGGACGGGTTTCTCTGACATCGATGTGACCGTGACCAGAATCTTCGACATCACCGGCGCTGACCAAGCGAGCGGCCCTGAGGACATTAGGGCGAAACTCGCACCTCTTGCCAACTCACTTGCTAGCGCCTTGATCAGAGCGCGGAAGCCCGTCTGACGATCGTGGCTGAAGACTGCGGGAACAGAAGGCTCCGCGCTTCCCACAACAACCCTACCGGAACCCAACAACCCCCTGATCCGTCTCATCTCTGGCGTTGCGTGCAGTGCTCCCCCTCCACCGGCCAGGCAGCACAAATGCATCGGAATCATCCGCTGAAGGAGAATTCGTTCCGCAGTCGAATCCATTCTTCAGCCAGGCACAGGAAGCAGCACGAGGTGGCTGAGGTGTCCATCACAGTATCCGTAGGGTTCATCGCTCCATGGGATAAGGTCCGAGTTCAAGTAGAGCTGGATGAGGGCGCGACGCTGAGAGACGCCATGTTGAAGTTCCAGTCATCGCTCACGGAGATCGTTACGGATGACACCCTCAAGTTGATCGTTGATATGAAGCCGGACGAGTTTGTCAGGTCAAACACAATAATGGTCAACGGCAAGCACGTTAGATCGGAGGATAGCGCGCTCGGTGCCTTGGTCTGCGATGGGGACGCTATCCTCCT
This sequence is a window from Bacillota bacterium. Protein-coding genes within it:
- a CDS encoding tripartite tricarboxylate transporter substrate binding protein, which translates into the protein MKRTNVISRACVLVLSMAMLVACSGYMAGATASDWKPTSTIEIIAPANPGGGWDMIARIMQRTLTEGKLVDRPIIITNRPGGGGATGWTYLNRHQGSGHYLAVNSSLLLLNNLLGSSDLTYKDFTVLANLETEWETVVVSADSPYKTGKEFFEALKANPSKMPIGVGPALGNDDHLQFLMLAKAYGIPAKSIKFVVYPGAGGEQIPALLGGHVKALTIGLGEVLEQHKAGKMRILGISSEERLEVLPDVPTWKEQGIDLVFAHWRGVMGPKGMTPEQVSYWEEVLSKMVQHPLWAEQLKNMEQYPFYMNAKEYEKYLGEQTEAMRSLLAEVGLIR
- a CDS encoding MoaD/ThiS family protein, which translates into the protein MAEVSITVSVGFIAPWDKVRVQVELDEGATLRDAMLKFQSSLTEIVTDDTLKLIVDMKPDEFVRSNTIMVNGKHVRSEDSALGALVCDGDAILLIPPILGG
- a CDS encoding fumarate hydratase, which translates into the protein MREIDVSEIARVVKRLCISANCNLPAENLQRIEEATDQEESPVGREVLQKILANHRMAARGGIPACQDTGVAVIFLEVGQDVHFVGGGLTEAVNEGVRLGYQEGYLRKSLVSDPLFERKNTGDNTPAMIHTEIVPGREVRITVAPKGGGAENMSAVAMLTPAAGVDGVKRFVVDQVRRAGPNPCPPIVVGVGIGGTFDMVTLLAKRALVRPMGSHNPDPAYAALEDELLVEINKLGIGPQGLGGRITALAVHIEALPCHIASLPVAVNINCHVSPHETAVI
- a CDS encoding aconitate hydratase, which produces MGQNITQKIISSHLAEGEMIPGSEVALRIDQTLTQDATGTMAYLQFEAMGVSSVRTELTVSYIDHNTLQPGFENADDHRFLQSAAAKFGALLSRAGNGVCHQVHLERFGVPGKTLLGSDSHTPTCGGLGMLAIGAGGLDVAAAMAGYPFYMQMPKVVSVRLHGEPAPWVSAKDIILEVLRRLSVRGGIGRVLEYSGDGIAYLSVPERATIANMGAELGATSSVLPSDDVTRRFLAAQARADAFMELLPDQDATYDEYVDINLAELEPLVALPHMPDNVARIADVAGKKVDQVFIGSCTNSSYSDLMRVAAILRGKTVHPETSLVIAPGSRQVFHALASNGALADLIAAGARILECACGPCVGVGQAPPSGGVSLRTSNRNFEGRSGTADAEIYLVGCEAAAAAALTGRITDPRDLGEPIKVVLPEKFLVDDSMIIHPPERRENLQLLMGPNIKPFPRTSPLPDEIAGEVLLKLGDNITTDHIMPAGAKVLPLRSNIPAIAMHAFERVDPTFAQRCLNAGGGIIIGGANYGQGSSREHAALAPLYLGIRAVVAKSYARIHMQNLVNFGLLPLVFVQSGDYDHIQAGDHILIDLVRESLADDSLVLRNMTRDETYPVRHGLSKRQISIVLAGGLLNYIKSQRPSTRWAAGDGGADDAAVCT
- a CDS encoding tripartite tricarboxylate transporter TctB family protein, with protein sequence MANDLATGLISIVLGTTYLYLTFRLPDVSIGDPIGPKLFPMLVGAGAVFCGTLLTLHVIRANRTGRGDRMAVDLTSKKGLYGKIGLTILAGVIYSFLLDPVGYLISTFVFMTALMCLVNTLRRAAENVIIALGFSVTTYLVFARLFQVSLPRGILAF
- a CDS encoding tripartite tricarboxylate transporter permease produces the protein METLHYLTLGFRQALTPVNLLWLGAGGLLGTIVGMLPGLGPATGVAVLIPITYGMNPTTALITMAAIYYGAMFGGSRSSIMLNIPGCSSAIATCFDGYPMTQNGEAGKALATSAIASFVGGTISTVMTVFLTLPVANAALKFGPAEMFSVMLFALTATVALSQGSIVKGFVSMSIGFMLSTIGIDAQTGLRRFTLGIGELLDGVDFLVVMIGLYAVAEVFRNYAAVDRKYQISTRSIGRVVMTREDLKKSIMPMLRNSPLGFVVGVLPGMGGSIATMMAYALEKQLSKHPERFGRGAIEGVAAPEAANNAASSGAMVPLLTMGIPGSGTTAVMLGALMMLGVRPGPLLFQQHPEIAWGVIASMILGNLILLVINLPLVVPLVKLLNIPQRILMPIILGLAFTGTYPINYSTFDFLLLSLFGLVGYAMSKLDIPIPPLVLALILGSNTEQSLRRALTISNGNPMTFFEKPISFAFIILAVLSLVYSFMREAKSRRARAAAA
- a CDS encoding GntR family transcriptional regulator, with the protein product MKAPLASFDPSNARTIRELVYETLREAIFEGELRDGDRLIEKKLADRLHVSRTSVREAMRKLETEGLIQYLPRRGVVVRGITPEAAIEIYAIREALEVAVIPFVIQNITAEEIGLLRQLVTEMGRLTVQGDAGELFGVARHFNDILVKSSRMPQLIKLIDTYQEYQSTFRRVTLSKESRKPFALQEHAAILQAIEEGDVARAEQVMRQHLRAAREEYLRVFEAGVIRVTQEPQEARA
- the icd gene encoding isocitrate dehydrogenase (NADP(+)), which encodes MGKKIVVERGVLKVPDNPVIPFIEGDGTGPDIWFATRKVVDAAVKRAYGLSKWIEWKEILAGEKALKTVGEWLPQTTLDTIKEHCVAIKGPLTTPVGGGFRSLNVAIRQALDLYACIRPVRWFEGVPSPVRHPEMVNVVVFRENTEDTYAGLEWSAGSAEALRLRKFLIEEMGCSVPEDAGLGIKPISRTATRRIMRKALNYALDGGQQVVTIVHKGNIMKYTEGGFRQWCYELAQDEFGDVVVTEEELVLSGSGLPDGKILVNDRIADNMFQQVLTRIGEYKVLVMPNLNGDYFSDALAAQVGGLGMAPGANVGDHVAVFEATHGTAPKYAGQDKVNPGSLILSASMMLEYMGWQEAARVIVRSLAMTIRQKKVTYDLARQMEGAHELKTSEFTDAVVENMG
- the arsM gene encoding arsenite methyltransferase, with protein sequence MAGSMKEAIKERYGRLAGRLDDSCRSGCAPRCGCAADYSPEDLLAVPEHLVSTSLGCGNPLIMADLKPGDTVLDLGSGAGLDVLLAARRVAPDGWVYGLDMTEGMLALARRNQVAAGITNAEFLHGDLERIPLPAGSVDVVISNCVINLATDKPRALTEAHRVLKPGGRVSISDTVWLSEVPEWIRQNTGLWAACIAGAMCRDEYTSLLGRTGFSDIDVTVTRIFDITGADQASGPEDIRAKLAPLANSLASALIRARKPV